The following proteins come from a genomic window of Sebastes fasciatus isolate fSebFas1 chromosome 6, fSebFas1.pri, whole genome shotgun sequence:
- the slc2a11b gene encoding solute carrier family 2, facilitated glucose transporter member 11b isoform X2, producing MNVNEESAQSKRKLPNKSLLLAACAACLGGTFQCGYNTSVINAPTTYVQNFINQTWNERYQTDISAEALTLLWSTIVSIFTLGGLLGVTVGGTLSVKLGRKGTLLANNIFALAAALLMGLSYPTGLFELLIIGRFLIGMNAGIALCVQPLYLGEIAPTAFRGAMGMGTSIFITGGILTGQVIGLKELLGGEEYWPLLLSTTAIPAILQLLILPWFPESPRYLLIDKGDTEGCKKALKQLHGTAGCDRELEDIVKEKNNLVDFQAKKPWELFTDRSVRWQLLTILLLNAAQQLNGINAIYFYADYLFTQSGIPADKIPYVTVGTGACECITALTCGLLVERLGRKVLITGGYTLMSICCILFTLTLSFQDASPVMPYLSMACVFAFILSFGLGPGGVTNILTTELFTQTSRPAAYMIAGSLNWLCFFFIGLVFPFIVIGLQQYCFLVFLVVCSLMAIYICLVVPETKNKTFIEIQNEFKSSNNTKAQSADRAGTTLLLTPT from the exons ATGAACGTAAATGAGGAGTCTGCGCAATCAAAGAGAAAG CTTCCAAACAAGTCCCTTCTGCTGGCTGCCTGTGCTGCTTGTTTAGGGGGAACCTTTCAGTGTGGATATAATACATCTGTCATCAATGCTCCCACAACA TATGTGCAGAATTTCATCAACCAAACCTGGAATGAGCGTTACCAAACTGACATATCAGCAGAAGCTCTCACCCTGCTGTGGTCCACTATTGTGTCCATATTCACCTTAGGAGGACTTCTAGGAGTGACAGTCGGTGGGACGTTGTCTGTGAAGCTGGGGAG GAAAGGGACGCTGTTGGCCAACAACATATTTGCATTAGCGGCGGCTCTGCTGATGGGTCTGAGTTACCCTACAGGATTATTTGAATTACTCATCATTGGACGTTTTCTCATTGGAATGAATGCAG GCATTGCACTTTGTGTTCAACCTCTGTATTTGGGGGAAATAGCTCCAACTGCATTTCGTGGTGCCATGGGAATGGGAACTTCTATTTTCATCACTGGTGGGATTTTGACTGGACAAGTGATTGGCCTCAA AGAGCTCCTGGGAGGAGAGGAGTACTGGCCCCTCCTGCTGTCCACCACAGCTATCCCAGCCATCCTGCAGCTGCTGATCCTGCCCTGGTTCCCAGAGAGCCCGCGCTACCTGCTCATTGACAAAGGAGATACTGAGGGATGTAAGAAAG CCCTGAAGCAACTGCATGGTACAGCTGGCTGTGACCGTGAACTGGAGGATATCGTGAAGGAGAAGAATAATTTGGTGGATTTCCAGGCCAAGAAACCCTGGGAGCTCTTCACTGACCGTAGTGTCCGCTGGCAGCTTCTCACCATCTTGCTGCTCAACGCTGCCCAACAGCTGAACGGCATCAATGCT ATTTACTTCTACGCAGATTACTTGTTCACACAATCTGGTATTCCTGCTGATAAGATACCATATGTGACCGTTGGCACTGGTGCCTGTGAATGCATCACGGCTTTAACATGT GGTCTGCTCGTTGAGCGTCTGGGGAGGAAAGTGCTCATCACGGGGGGATACACACTGATGAGTATCTGCTGCATTTTATTCACGCTGACGCTCTCTTTTCAG GATGCCAGTCCAGTAATGCCATACTTGAGCATGGCCTGTGTATTTGCTTTTATCCTGAGTTTTGGCTTAGGACCAG GTGGTGTGACTAACATCTTGACCACTGAACTGTTCACACAAACCTCACGTCCTGCAGCGTACATGATCGCAGGGTCACTGAACTGGTTGTGCTTCTTCTTCATTGGCCTTGTCTtcccttttattgtg ATCGGGCTGCAGCAGTACTGTTTCCTGGTGTTCTTGGTCGTCTGCTCCTTAATGGCGATATACATTTGCCTCGTCGTTCCTGAAACCAAGAACAAAACCTTCATCGAAATCCAGAATGAGTTCAAGTCCTCCAACAACACAAAGGCCCAGAGTGCTGACAGAGCAGGGACGACGCTGTTATTAACTCCTACATGA
- the slc2a11b gene encoding solute carrier family 2, facilitated glucose transporter member 11b isoform X1, giving the protein MPSEIGNEYQPLLIQDFKHKQPKLPNKSLLLAACAACLGGTFQCGYNTSVINAPTTYVQNFINQTWNERYQTDISAEALTLLWSTIVSIFTLGGLLGVTVGGTLSVKLGRKGTLLANNIFALAAALLMGLSYPTGLFELLIIGRFLIGMNAGIALCVQPLYLGEIAPTAFRGAMGMGTSIFITGGILTGQVIGLKELLGGEEYWPLLLSTTAIPAILQLLILPWFPESPRYLLIDKGDTEGCKKALKQLHGTAGCDRELEDIVKEKNNLVDFQAKKPWELFTDRSVRWQLLTILLLNAAQQLNGINAIYFYADYLFTQSGIPADKIPYVTVGTGACECITALTCGLLVERLGRKVLITGGYTLMSICCILFTLTLSFQDASPVMPYLSMACVFAFILSFGLGPGGVTNILTTELFTQTSRPAAYMIAGSLNWLCFFFIGLVFPFIVIGLQQYCFLVFLVVCSLMAIYICLVVPETKNKTFIEIQNEFKSSNNTKAQSADRAGTTLLLTPT; this is encoded by the exons ATGCCTTCAGAAATTGGAAATGAATACCAACCTCTGCTTATTCAAGACTTCAAACATAAGCAACCAAAG CTTCCAAACAAGTCCCTTCTGCTGGCTGCCTGTGCTGCTTGTTTAGGGGGAACCTTTCAGTGTGGATATAATACATCTGTCATCAATGCTCCCACAACA TATGTGCAGAATTTCATCAACCAAACCTGGAATGAGCGTTACCAAACTGACATATCAGCAGAAGCTCTCACCCTGCTGTGGTCCACTATTGTGTCCATATTCACCTTAGGAGGACTTCTAGGAGTGACAGTCGGTGGGACGTTGTCTGTGAAGCTGGGGAG GAAAGGGACGCTGTTGGCCAACAACATATTTGCATTAGCGGCGGCTCTGCTGATGGGTCTGAGTTACCCTACAGGATTATTTGAATTACTCATCATTGGACGTTTTCTCATTGGAATGAATGCAG GCATTGCACTTTGTGTTCAACCTCTGTATTTGGGGGAAATAGCTCCAACTGCATTTCGTGGTGCCATGGGAATGGGAACTTCTATTTTCATCACTGGTGGGATTTTGACTGGACAAGTGATTGGCCTCAA AGAGCTCCTGGGAGGAGAGGAGTACTGGCCCCTCCTGCTGTCCACCACAGCTATCCCAGCCATCCTGCAGCTGCTGATCCTGCCCTGGTTCCCAGAGAGCCCGCGCTACCTGCTCATTGACAAAGGAGATACTGAGGGATGTAAGAAAG CCCTGAAGCAACTGCATGGTACAGCTGGCTGTGACCGTGAACTGGAGGATATCGTGAAGGAGAAGAATAATTTGGTGGATTTCCAGGCCAAGAAACCCTGGGAGCTCTTCACTGACCGTAGTGTCCGCTGGCAGCTTCTCACCATCTTGCTGCTCAACGCTGCCCAACAGCTGAACGGCATCAATGCT ATTTACTTCTACGCAGATTACTTGTTCACACAATCTGGTATTCCTGCTGATAAGATACCATATGTGACCGTTGGCACTGGTGCCTGTGAATGCATCACGGCTTTAACATGT GGTCTGCTCGTTGAGCGTCTGGGGAGGAAAGTGCTCATCACGGGGGGATACACACTGATGAGTATCTGCTGCATTTTATTCACGCTGACGCTCTCTTTTCAG GATGCCAGTCCAGTAATGCCATACTTGAGCATGGCCTGTGTATTTGCTTTTATCCTGAGTTTTGGCTTAGGACCAG GTGGTGTGACTAACATCTTGACCACTGAACTGTTCACACAAACCTCACGTCCTGCAGCGTACATGATCGCAGGGTCACTGAACTGGTTGTGCTTCTTCTTCATTGGCCTTGTCTtcccttttattgtg ATCGGGCTGCAGCAGTACTGTTTCCTGGTGTTCTTGGTCGTCTGCTCCTTAATGGCGATATACATTTGCCTCGTCGTTCCTGAAACCAAGAACAAAACCTTCATCGAAATCCAGAATGAGTTCAAGTCCTCCAACAACACAAAGGCCCAGAGTGCTGACAGAGCAGGGACGACGCTGTTATTAACTCCTACATGA
- the rbm19 gene encoding putative RNA-binding protein 19 isoform X1 — protein sequence MSRLIVKNLPNGMKDERFRSMFADFGTVTDCSLKFTKDGKFRKFGFVGFKAEEDADKALKHFNKSFVDTSRVTVEMCKAFGDPTKAKAWSKHTQSSVQDKSSTTADTDSKKKKNQKKETDSALGDLEEDQGFKEFLSVHQNRSQAPTWANDTVQQTAPDVGLAKAQGKKKPASDDYLNFDSDQSEDEDREEEDDEDEGGTKEALKSALSDMEYLRSKVAQTDDTMEESEEKHDGEEDEDSGRVQHTDSAYESGENLSKTKTSVSSEDKKQSKAKKTAKQEMEPTTEFTVKLRGAPFNVKEQQIREFMTPLKPAAIRIGKNESGNRTGYVYVDLHSDEQVEKALKRNKDYIGGRYIEVFRVDPLGGKGKRDRKDKEIDRNFTRKLKEDEEEEDVAESGRLFIRNLPYTCTEEEIKELFAKHGPLSEMLFPIDNLTKKPKGFAFITYMIPENAVTALAQLDGHIFQGRMLHLLPSTLKKEKPDSSDAAGPGSSAYKRQKDAKNKASSSSSHNWNTLFLGTSAVADAIAEKYNTTKSKVLDHESKGSLAVRMALGETQIVQETRQFLLDNGVSLDSFSQAAAARSTTVILVKNLPAGVTASELEELFSPHGSLGRVLLPPSGLTAIIEFLEPTEAKRAFTRLAYSKFQHVPLYLEWAPVGVFVAAKPAPVEQKEEAMKEEKKDEEEGEEEEEEEEESAPGSTLFIKNLNFSTIEENLQETFSKCGKITTCTISKKKDKTGKMLSMGYGFVQYQTAEAAQKALRQLQHCTLDDHQLELKISERATRTTEVKRKKRQDEKKQTGSKILVRNVPFQASVREIRELFCTFGELKTVRLPKKAAGSGNHRGFGFIDFITKQDAKKAFTALCHSTHLYGRRLVLEWADAEETVETLRRKTAEHFHVATKKQRKTEVMEGIRETMETGGGGAD from the exons ATGTCGAGACTCATCGTTAAAAACCTCCCTAACGGG ATGAAGGATGAGAGATTCAGGTCCATGTTTGCTGACTTTGGCACAGTGACAGACTGCTCTCTGAAGTTTACCAAGGACGGAAAGTTCCGCAAGTTTGGCTTTGTGGGTTTTAAAGCGGAGGAAGATGCGGACAAAGCTCTGAAGCACTTCAACAAGAGCTTCGTGGACACATCCAGAGTGACG GTGGAGATGTGTAAGGCTTTTGGAGACCCCACTAAAGCAAAAGCCTGGAGCAAACACACCCAGAGCTCAGTCCAGGACAAATCCTCCACTACTGCTGACACTGACAGCAAAAag AAAAAGAACCAGAAAAAGGAAACCGACAGCGCACTTGGAGAT CTGGAGGAGGACCAGGGATTCAAGGAGTTTCTCTCAGTACATCAGAATCGAAGCCAAGCACCAACCTGGGCCAACGACACTGTGCAGCAAACTGCTCCTGATGTTGGACTGGCGAAGGCTCAGGGCAAGAAGAAGCCTGCTTCGGATGATTACCTCAACTTTGATTCAGACCAGTCAGAGGATGAGGAtagggaagaagaagatgacGAAGATGAAG GTGGCACTAAAGAAGCACTGAAGTCTGCCTTATCAGATATGGAGTACCTGCGCTCAAAGGTGGCACAGACAGACGACACAATGGAGGAGAGTGAAGAGAAGCATGATGGTGAAGAAGATGAGGATAGTGGTCGTGTGCAGCACACAGACAGCGCCTATGAGAGCGGTGAAAACTTGTCAAAGACCAAAACCTCAGTTTCTTCTGAGGATAAGAAGCAGAGCAAAGCGAAGAAAACGGCCAAGCAAGAG ATGGAGCCGACGACAGAGTTCACCGTGAAGCTGAGAGGAGCCCCGTTCAATGTGAAAGAG CAACAAATTCGAGAATTCATGACGCCGCTGAAGCCTGCAGCAATCAGGATTGGGAAGAACGAAAGCGGAAATAGAACAG gttaTGTATATGTGGACTTGCACTCTGATGAACAGGTGGAAAAGGCCTTGAAGAGGAATAAAGACTACATCG GTGGGCGTTACATTGAGGTCTTCCGTGTGGATCCCTTAGGGGGTAAGggcaagagagacagaaaggacaaagaaatTGACAGAAACTTCACCAGGAAGCtgaaggaggatgaggaggaggaagatgttgCAGAGTCAGGTCGACTCTTCATCAGGAACCTTCCTTACACCTGCACAGAGGAAGAGATCAAAGAGCTATTTGCTAAACAtg gtcCTTTATCTGAGATGCTCTTCCCTATCGACAATCTAACCAAGAAACCTAAAGGATTCGCTTTCATAACGTACATGATACCAGAGAATGCTGTGACAGCCCTGGCTCAGCTGGACGGACATATATTTCAG GGCAGGATGCTTCACCTCCTTCCCTCCACACTGAAGAAGGAAAAGCCTGACTCTTCAGATGCTGCTGGTCCTGGCTCTTCCGCTTACAAACGGCAAAAAGATGCTAAAAATAAAGCTTCGAGTTccag CTCCCACAACTGGAACACCCTGTTTCTGGGCACAAGTGCAGTGGCAGATGCCATTGCTGAAAAATACAACACCACAAAAAGCAAAGTCCTGGACCAT GAGTCAAAGGGAAGTCTTGCAGTGAGGATGGCTCTGGGTGAGACACAGATTGTTCAAGAGACTCGGCAGTTTCTTCTAGACAACGGTGTCAGTCTGGATTCCTTTAGTCAG GCGGCGGCAGCGAGGAGTACTACTGTGATCTTGGTGAAAAACCTCCCAGCTGGTGTGACAGCGTCAGAGTTGGAGGAGCTTTTCTCACCTCATGGCTCTTTGGGCCGAGTGCTGCTGCCGCCCTCAGGCCTCACCGCCATCATCGAGTTCCTCGAGCCAACTGAGGCGAAACGAGCCTTCACTCGGCTGGCCTACAGCAAG TTCCAGCACGTCCCACTCTATCTGGAGTGGGCACCTGTGGGAGTGTTTGTGGCAGCCAAACCAGCACCAG TAGAACAAAAAGAGGAGGCaatgaaagaggagaagaaggatgaagaggagggagaagaagaagaagaagaggaggaggaatctGCTCCTGGTTCCACACTTTTcattaaaaatcttaatttcagCACGATTGAGGAGAACCTACAGGAA ACATTCTCCAAATGTGGCAAGATCACGACCTGCACCATCTCCAAGAAGAAAGATAAAACTG GCAAGATGTTGTCCATGGGCTACGGTTTTGTTCAGTATCAGACAGCAGAGGCAGCACAGAAAGCCCTGAGGCAACTACAG CACTGTACGCTGGATGATCACCAACTAGAGCTGAAGATTTCTGAGAGAGCCACAAG GACTACTGAGGTGAAACGTAAGAAGAGGCAAGACGAGAAGAAACAGACTGGATCCAAGATCCTCGTGCGGAACGTCCCCTTCCAAGCCTCTGTCAGGGAAATTCGGGAACTCTTCTG TACATTTGGAGAGCTGAAGACCGTCCGTCTTCCAAAGAAAGCAGCTGGTTCAGGGAATCATAGAGGCTTTGGCTTTATTGACTTCATCACCAAACAGGATGCTAAG AAAGCATTTACTGCACTGTGCCACAGCACCCATCTGTACGGGAGACGCCTTGTGCTGGAGTGGGCTGATGCTGAGGAAACAGTAGAGACATTGAGACGGAAAACAGCCGAACACTTTCATG TGGCCACCAAAAAGCAGCGAAAGACAGAAGTCATGGAGGGAATTCGGGAGACGATGGAAACTGGAGGCGGCGGGGCAGACTGA
- the rbm19 gene encoding putative RNA-binding protein 19 isoform X2 codes for MSRLIVKNLPNGMKDERFRSMFADFGTVTDCSLKFTKDGKFRKFGFVGFKAEEDADKALKHFNKSFVDTSRVTVEMCKAFGDPTKAKAWSKHTQSSVQDKSSTTADTDSKKKKNQKKETDSALGDLEEDQGFKEFLSVHQNRSQAPTWANDTVQQTAPDVGLAKAQGKKKPASDDYLNFDSDQSEDEDREEEDDEDEGGTKEALKSALSDMEYLRSKVAQTDDTMEESEEKHDGEEDEDSGRVQHTDSAYESGENLSKTKTSVSSEDKKQSKAKKTAKQEMEPTTEFTVKLRGAPFNVKEQQIREFMTPLKPAAIRIGKNESGNRTGYVYVDLHSDEQVEKALKRNKDYIGGRYIEVFRVDPLGGKGKRDRKDKEIDRNFTRKLKEDEEEEDVAESGRLFIRNLPYTCTEEEIKELFAKHGPLSEMLFPIDNLTKKPKGFAFITYMIPENAVTALAQLDGHIFQGRMLHLLPSTLKKEKPDSSDAAGPGSSAYKRQKDAKNKASSSSSHNWNTLFLGTSAVADAIAEKYNTTKSKVLDHESKGSLAVRMALGETQIVQETRQFLLDNGVSLDSFSQAAAARSTTVILVKNLPAGVTASELEELFSPHGSLGRVLLPPSGLTAIIEFLEPTEAKRAFTRLAYSKFQHVPLYLEWAPVGVFVAAKPAPEQKEEAMKEEKKDEEEGEEEEEEEEESAPGSTLFIKNLNFSTIEENLQETFSKCGKITTCTISKKKDKTGKMLSMGYGFVQYQTAEAAQKALRQLQHCTLDDHQLELKISERATRTTEVKRKKRQDEKKQTGSKILVRNVPFQASVREIRELFCTFGELKTVRLPKKAAGSGNHRGFGFIDFITKQDAKKAFTALCHSTHLYGRRLVLEWADAEETVETLRRKTAEHFHVATKKQRKTEVMEGIRETMETGGGGAD; via the exons ATGTCGAGACTCATCGTTAAAAACCTCCCTAACGGG ATGAAGGATGAGAGATTCAGGTCCATGTTTGCTGACTTTGGCACAGTGACAGACTGCTCTCTGAAGTTTACCAAGGACGGAAAGTTCCGCAAGTTTGGCTTTGTGGGTTTTAAAGCGGAGGAAGATGCGGACAAAGCTCTGAAGCACTTCAACAAGAGCTTCGTGGACACATCCAGAGTGACG GTGGAGATGTGTAAGGCTTTTGGAGACCCCACTAAAGCAAAAGCCTGGAGCAAACACACCCAGAGCTCAGTCCAGGACAAATCCTCCACTACTGCTGACACTGACAGCAAAAag AAAAAGAACCAGAAAAAGGAAACCGACAGCGCACTTGGAGAT CTGGAGGAGGACCAGGGATTCAAGGAGTTTCTCTCAGTACATCAGAATCGAAGCCAAGCACCAACCTGGGCCAACGACACTGTGCAGCAAACTGCTCCTGATGTTGGACTGGCGAAGGCTCAGGGCAAGAAGAAGCCTGCTTCGGATGATTACCTCAACTTTGATTCAGACCAGTCAGAGGATGAGGAtagggaagaagaagatgacGAAGATGAAG GTGGCACTAAAGAAGCACTGAAGTCTGCCTTATCAGATATGGAGTACCTGCGCTCAAAGGTGGCACAGACAGACGACACAATGGAGGAGAGTGAAGAGAAGCATGATGGTGAAGAAGATGAGGATAGTGGTCGTGTGCAGCACACAGACAGCGCCTATGAGAGCGGTGAAAACTTGTCAAAGACCAAAACCTCAGTTTCTTCTGAGGATAAGAAGCAGAGCAAAGCGAAGAAAACGGCCAAGCAAGAG ATGGAGCCGACGACAGAGTTCACCGTGAAGCTGAGAGGAGCCCCGTTCAATGTGAAAGAG CAACAAATTCGAGAATTCATGACGCCGCTGAAGCCTGCAGCAATCAGGATTGGGAAGAACGAAAGCGGAAATAGAACAG gttaTGTATATGTGGACTTGCACTCTGATGAACAGGTGGAAAAGGCCTTGAAGAGGAATAAAGACTACATCG GTGGGCGTTACATTGAGGTCTTCCGTGTGGATCCCTTAGGGGGTAAGggcaagagagacagaaaggacaaagaaatTGACAGAAACTTCACCAGGAAGCtgaaggaggatgaggaggaggaagatgttgCAGAGTCAGGTCGACTCTTCATCAGGAACCTTCCTTACACCTGCACAGAGGAAGAGATCAAAGAGCTATTTGCTAAACAtg gtcCTTTATCTGAGATGCTCTTCCCTATCGACAATCTAACCAAGAAACCTAAAGGATTCGCTTTCATAACGTACATGATACCAGAGAATGCTGTGACAGCCCTGGCTCAGCTGGACGGACATATATTTCAG GGCAGGATGCTTCACCTCCTTCCCTCCACACTGAAGAAGGAAAAGCCTGACTCTTCAGATGCTGCTGGTCCTGGCTCTTCCGCTTACAAACGGCAAAAAGATGCTAAAAATAAAGCTTCGAGTTccag CTCCCACAACTGGAACACCCTGTTTCTGGGCACAAGTGCAGTGGCAGATGCCATTGCTGAAAAATACAACACCACAAAAAGCAAAGTCCTGGACCAT GAGTCAAAGGGAAGTCTTGCAGTGAGGATGGCTCTGGGTGAGACACAGATTGTTCAAGAGACTCGGCAGTTTCTTCTAGACAACGGTGTCAGTCTGGATTCCTTTAGTCAG GCGGCGGCAGCGAGGAGTACTACTGTGATCTTGGTGAAAAACCTCCCAGCTGGTGTGACAGCGTCAGAGTTGGAGGAGCTTTTCTCACCTCATGGCTCTTTGGGCCGAGTGCTGCTGCCGCCCTCAGGCCTCACCGCCATCATCGAGTTCCTCGAGCCAACTGAGGCGAAACGAGCCTTCACTCGGCTGGCCTACAGCAAG TTCCAGCACGTCCCACTCTATCTGGAGTGGGCACCTGTGGGAGTGTTTGTGGCAGCCAAACCAGCACCAG AACAAAAAGAGGAGGCaatgaaagaggagaagaaggatgaagaggagggagaagaagaagaagaagaggaggaggaatctGCTCCTGGTTCCACACTTTTcattaaaaatcttaatttcagCACGATTGAGGAGAACCTACAGGAA ACATTCTCCAAATGTGGCAAGATCACGACCTGCACCATCTCCAAGAAGAAAGATAAAACTG GCAAGATGTTGTCCATGGGCTACGGTTTTGTTCAGTATCAGACAGCAGAGGCAGCACAGAAAGCCCTGAGGCAACTACAG CACTGTACGCTGGATGATCACCAACTAGAGCTGAAGATTTCTGAGAGAGCCACAAG GACTACTGAGGTGAAACGTAAGAAGAGGCAAGACGAGAAGAAACAGACTGGATCCAAGATCCTCGTGCGGAACGTCCCCTTCCAAGCCTCTGTCAGGGAAATTCGGGAACTCTTCTG TACATTTGGAGAGCTGAAGACCGTCCGTCTTCCAAAGAAAGCAGCTGGTTCAGGGAATCATAGAGGCTTTGGCTTTATTGACTTCATCACCAAACAGGATGCTAAG AAAGCATTTACTGCACTGTGCCACAGCACCCATCTGTACGGGAGACGCCTTGTGCTGGAGTGGGCTGATGCTGAGGAAACAGTAGAGACATTGAGACGGAAAACAGCCGAACACTTTCATG TGGCCACCAAAAAGCAGCGAAAGACAGAAGTCATGGAGGGAATTCGGGAGACGATGGAAACTGGAGGCGGCGGGGCAGACTGA